From Fundulus heteroclitus isolate FHET01 unplaced genomic scaffold, MU-UCD_Fhet_4.1 scaffold_42, whole genome shotgun sequence, one genomic window encodes:
- the LOC118560318 gene encoding E3 ubiquitin/ISG15 ligase TRIM25-like yields the protein MEQNQLDRETFSCSICLDLLKDPVTIPCGHSYCMKCIKNFWDGEDQKGNHSCPQCRETFTPRPVLKKNTMLAALVEQLKKTGLQAAPVDLCYAGPEDVACDSCSGRKLKAIKSCLVCLASFCEKHLQPHYDMTPLKKHKLVEPSKNLQENICSRHDTVSAAAERTERQRELEVRRENIQQRIQDREKDVKLLQQELEAIKHSADKTVEDSEKIFTQLIRLIQKRSSDVKQQIRSQQETEGSRVKELQEKLEQEITELKRKDAELKQLSDTEDHNQFLHNYPSLSALSESTHSSSIKIRPLSYFEDVTAAVSELRDQLQDILRDAWKNISLRLTEVDVLLSEPEPKSRAGFLRYSCEITLDPNTAHSRLLLSEGNRKVTKMKQPQSDSSHPDRFTGWSQVLSRESLTGRCYWEVERRERVYVAVAYKNISRVGGNECGFGANDKSWALDCYQGGYNFGHNSIWTSISGPGSSRVGVYLDHRAGILSFYSVSETMTLLHRVQTTFTQPLHAGVWVGGSAEFCKPK from the exons atggagcagaaccagctggaccgagaaaccttctcctgttcgatctgtctggatctactgaaggatccggtgactattccctgtggacacagctactgtatgaagtgtattaaaaacttctgggatggagaggatcagaaaggaaaccacagctgccctcagtgcagggAGACCTTCACACCGAGGCCcgttctgaagaaaaacaccatgttagcagctttagtggagcagctgaagaagactggactccaagctgctcctgttgatctctgctatgctggacctgaagatgtggcctgtgattcctgctctggaagaaaactgaaagccatcaagtcctgtttagtctgtctggcctctttctgtgagaaacaccttcagcctcattatgaCATGACTCCATtaaagaaacacaagctggtggagccctccaagaacctccaggagaacatctgctctc gccacgacacagtgtcagctgcagcagaaaggactgagaggcagagagagctggaggtgagacgagaaaacatccagcagagaatccaggacagagagaaagatgtgaagctgcttcaacaggagctggaggccatcaagcactctgctgataaaacagtggaggacagtgagaagatcttcactcagctgatccgtctcatccagaaaagaagctctgatgtgaagcagcagatcagatcccagcaggaaactgaagggagtcgagtcaaagagcttcaggagaagctggagcaggagatcactgagctgaagaggaaagacgctgagctgaagcagctctcagacacagaggatcacaaccagtttctccacaactacccctcactgtcagcactcagtgagtctacacactcatccagcatcaagatccgtcctctgagctactttgaggatgtgacagcagctgtgtcagagctcagagatcaactacaggacatcctgagagacgcatggaaaaacatctcactgagactcactgaggtggatgttttactgtcagaaccagaaccaaagagcagagctggattcttgagatattcatgtgaaatcacactggatccaaacacagcacACAGTCGTCTGTTACTATCAGAGGGGAACAGGAAGGTGACGAAGATGAAACAACCTCAGTCTGATTctagtcatccagacagattcactgGTTGGTCTCAGGTTctgagtagagagagtctgactggacgttgttactgggaggtggagaggagagagagagtttaTGTAGCAGTCGCATACAAGAATATCAGCAGAGTAGGAGGGAATGAATGTGGATTTGGAGCTAATGACAAATCTTGGGCATTAGATTGTTACCAAGGAGGTTATAACTTTGGTCACAACAGCATCTGGACCTCCATCTCaggtcctggttcctccagagtaggagtgtacctggatcacagagcaggtattctgtccttctacagcgtctctgaaaccatgactctcctccacagagtccagaccaccttcACTCAGCCGCTACATGCTGGAGTTTGGGTtggaggttctgctgagttctgtaAACCCAAATAG